One window of Quercus robur chromosome 5, dhQueRobu3.1, whole genome shotgun sequence genomic DNA carries:
- the LOC126726026 gene encoding triose phosphate/phosphate translocator, chloroplastic isoform X2, protein MWYFLNVIFNILNKKIYNYFPYPYFVSVVHLFVGVVYCLVSWAVGLPKRAPMDSNLLKLLFPVAVCHALGHVTSNVSFAAVAVSFTHTIKALEPFFNAAASQFILGQSIPITLWLSLAPVVLGVSMASLTELSFNWVGFISAMISNISFTYRSIYSKKAMTDMDSTNLYAYISIIALFVCIPPAIILEGPKLMKHGFGDAITKVGLTKFITDLFWVGMFYHLYNQLATNTLERVAPLTHAVGNVLKRVFVIGFSIIVFGNKISTQTGIGTAIAIAGVAIYSYIKAKMEEEKRQAKAA, encoded by the exons atgtg GTATTTCCTGAACGTGATTTTCAACATCCTGAACAAGAAGATCTACAATTATTTTCCGTATCCCTA CTTTGTCTCGGTTGTGCACTTGTTTGTCGGGGTGGTGTACTGTTTGGTCAGCTGGGCTGTGGGCCTTCCTAAGCGCGCT CCTATGGACTCGAACCTCTTGAAGCTGCTCTTCCCTGTTGCCGTGTGTCATGCACTTGGCCATGTGACCAGCAATGTCTCATTTGCAGCAGTTGCTGTCTCATTCACACATACAATCAAAG cTCTTGAGCCCTTCTTCAATGCTGCTGCCTCTCAATTCATACTTGGGCAATCAATACCTATCACTTTATGGTTGTCTCTGGCTCCTGTTGTTCTTG GTGTGTCAATGGCATCATTGACTGAGCTGTCATTCAACTGGGTTGGCTTCATTAGTGCTATGATTTCCAACATTTCCTTTACTTACAGGAGTATCTATTCAAAGAAAGCCATG ACTGACATGGACAGTACTAATCTCTATGCTTACATTTCCATCATTGCTCTGTTTGTCTGTATTCCACCTGCCATCATT ttgGAGGGACCTAAACTGATGAAGCATGGCTTCGGTGATGCAATCACAAAAGTGGGTCTAACCAAGTTCATCACAGACCTTTTTTGGGTGGGAATGTTTTACCACCTTTACAATCAG TTGGCCACCAACACCCTGGAGAGGGTGGCACCTCTTACACACGCAGTTGGCAACGTATTGAAACGTGTATTCGTCATTGGATTCTCAATCATAGTCTTCG GTAACAAGATTTCAACACAAACTGGTATTGGAACTGCTATTGCAATTGCTGGAGTAGCAATCTACTCTTACATCAAGGCCAAGATGGAAGAAGAGAAACGA CAAGCGAAGGCAGCATAA
- the LOC126726026 gene encoding triose phosphate/phosphate translocator, chloroplastic isoform X1 — protein sequence MESRVLSRASTFASLSQLRKPPRENNNNNNSVSFVSARPIGAVGEGGNLIWGRQLRPALLLESSSAGKQRESVKPCLAAASSSPGSDSAGEAKPVGFIEKYPALVTGFFFFMWYFLNVIFNILNKKIYNYFPYPYFVSVVHLFVGVVYCLVSWAVGLPKRAPMDSNLLKLLFPVAVCHALGHVTSNVSFAAVAVSFTHTIKALEPFFNAAASQFILGQSIPITLWLSLAPVVLGVSMASLTELSFNWVGFISAMISNISFTYRSIYSKKAMTDMDSTNLYAYISIIALFVCIPPAIILEGPKLMKHGFGDAITKVGLTKFITDLFWVGMFYHLYNQLATNTLERVAPLTHAVGNVLKRVFVIGFSIIVFGNKISTQTGIGTAIAIAGVAIYSYIKAKMEEEKRQAKAA from the exons ATGGAGTCGCGAGTGTTGTCACGCGCTAGCACCTTCGCTTCGCTCTCTCAGCTCCGAAAGCCACCGAGagagaacaacaacaacaacaatagcgTAAGCTTTGTCTCGGCGAGGCCGATTGGAGCTGTGGGAGAAGGTGGGAACTTGATATGGGGGAGGCAGCTCCGACCAGCTCTGTTGCTTGAGAGCTCATCGGCTGGGAAgcagagagagagtgtgaagccTTGTTTGGCGGCGGCTTCATCGTCTCCAGGGAGCGATTCCGCCGG GGAAGCGAAGCCTGTCGGTTTCATCGAGAAGTACCCGGCTCTCGTTactggcttcttcttcttcatgtg GTATTTCCTGAACGTGATTTTCAACATCCTGAACAAGAAGATCTACAATTATTTTCCGTATCCCTA CTTTGTCTCGGTTGTGCACTTGTTTGTCGGGGTGGTGTACTGTTTGGTCAGCTGGGCTGTGGGCCTTCCTAAGCGCGCT CCTATGGACTCGAACCTCTTGAAGCTGCTCTTCCCTGTTGCCGTGTGTCATGCACTTGGCCATGTGACCAGCAATGTCTCATTTGCAGCAGTTGCTGTCTCATTCACACATACAATCAAAG cTCTTGAGCCCTTCTTCAATGCTGCTGCCTCTCAATTCATACTTGGGCAATCAATACCTATCACTTTATGGTTGTCTCTGGCTCCTGTTGTTCTTG GTGTGTCAATGGCATCATTGACTGAGCTGTCATTCAACTGGGTTGGCTTCATTAGTGCTATGATTTCCAACATTTCCTTTACTTACAGGAGTATCTATTCAAAGAAAGCCATG ACTGACATGGACAGTACTAATCTCTATGCTTACATTTCCATCATTGCTCTGTTTGTCTGTATTCCACCTGCCATCATT ttgGAGGGACCTAAACTGATGAAGCATGGCTTCGGTGATGCAATCACAAAAGTGGGTCTAACCAAGTTCATCACAGACCTTTTTTGGGTGGGAATGTTTTACCACCTTTACAATCAG TTGGCCACCAACACCCTGGAGAGGGTGGCACCTCTTACACACGCAGTTGGCAACGTATTGAAACGTGTATTCGTCATTGGATTCTCAATCATAGTCTTCG GTAACAAGATTTCAACACAAACTGGTATTGGAACTGCTATTGCAATTGCTGGAGTAGCAATCTACTCTTACATCAAGGCCAAGATGGAAGAAGAGAAACGA CAAGCGAAGGCAGCATAA